A region of the Gadus morhua chromosome 1, gadMor3.0, whole genome shotgun sequence genome:
GATTCtggtttccggcccaggctctgAGCCGTCTGCCTCCAGAAGTTCTGCTGCAACAGAGAAGGACTGCTGGATCTCAGATCAAGGACTGCTGGATCTGAGACTTTTTCCTTGTCTGTGTATTTTCTTTGGTGCTCATTCTACACGTTCTTTGGACTTTGCTGTTCTTTGCCAATGAGCATGTCCATTTACATTCCAGTGAAGCCCACTGACTGAAGAGAAATATCTATTTTTTGTGTACTTTTGAACATCTGTCTTTGGACTATGGACTGTGGATGTCAATGCTACGAGATAGGTCCCGCTACCGTCCAgcggagaggcagagagggacagagagagaaaaggagagagagagagagagagagagagagagagagagagagagagagagagagagagagagagagagagagagagagagaggcaagtgCAGTGGGACACTGAGGGGGTGCAAAGTGAGagaggcaaggggggggggggggggggggggggggcgcatggGGAGAGAAGGCACCTTGCAACAGCTGGTCTCAATTATCCACAGAggggcatgtttgtgtgtgtggcatgacGGCGGGGGGCTGAGACCACTGGCGCCAGAAAGAGAGCAACAGGTCAGGGAGGATGAAGATTATAAAAATACTAGCAGGCAGTTGGCTTGTTCCACCGCTCTGTAGTGTTTGTTTCTGGTCTCCCCCAAGAGAATCACTGCCAAAGgatgtggaagtgtgtgtgtccctacaTCCTGTATGATGGTCTTCCTGGTTGAAAGGACCAACAAAACTCCTCCCTACTGGTAAATTAACCAGAATAGCACAAATTATGGTAAACATGAATATATGAGCATTTAAAAGACAAAagataaaaaacaataaaataggTTTATTATAGACCAACTAGTCTACACACCTTTTTCATTTTGTTAAAAAACGTTTAAATACATATTGACGTACTGATAAAGTTGTTTCAAAATAGGAAACGTTTAACAGGTGACCACGGATGACTACCTTCTTGGAGAAACGCACGGTCatgctgccctctggtggttaCAAAGGAAACATTTAGACATTGAGGACAAAgccgtttatttatttttcaccatTTATCACAATGTTTGCCCCAGCCTCTTTCGATCTTGAAAAAATATGCTTTTCAGTTAACCTTTATTTTCACAGATTAGCAAAACAGCAAGCGGTCTTCGAAACCCTACTCCTGAGCCCTTAATACAACATTATCGTAATATATCTTTGAAAAGAGCACTAAACATGAACGTAGACGgaatatatctttttttttcaacccaCAATGTATCAACGTGGTGGTATGTATACCTTAGTAACCCAAACAAAGGACAAATCTACCcaaaattcttcttcttcttcttcttcttcttcttcttcttcttcttcttcttcttctcttcttcttcttcttcttcttcttcttcttcttcttcttcttcttcttcttcttcttattattattgttcaggAAAACGTTCAAACtttgaaaatgaaaaagaacACTTCAACAAATTAATATTAAATGCCCCAaatcttgttttttttggttcttTCCAAACTTAAGTTTAGTTTGGGCCTTCATTGGCTTCCTGCTCTTCTTGTTCATTCTGGAagaaaaaaggagaaagaaCTAAAGAAACGAGACCAAACAGGTTACATCAACAACACGTTAACATGCCACCATGGGATTGGTGATGCCACCATCGCATGGAATAATCAATAACCTAAAATAAAAGCTTTGCATCAACTCCTACATCTACCCAGCTACACAGTTGTAAAACAATCTAATTTGAAAAGATTTAACCACATGGAGCGATAAACTGAAGGCAATATATTATTACCTGAGCGTTGCACCACCGTTCAAAGCGCTCCCTGGCCGTCCCCAGGCTCTCCTCATCAGTCCTCTTACAGTAGACCTGGATCAACCAATCCTGAAAGTGTCCTGGGATGAGCGTGGACACCTGCAGACAGGAGCCGGAACAAACAAGAATCACAGTCAGGGACAAACATGTTCAGGTTCAGTAGAGCGTAGTACCGAAACTAGAGAGATATATGGACATACCACGTTAATTTTGATAATGTTAACAGTAAATAAGCTTTTCTAATCATAATGACCATAAGATGGAGGTTTCCTGGTTCATATCATGAGACAAAACCAGATCCTCAATACTTTAATGTAAAGTAGGGGCGAGCTGTCCATGATGTGAAATGTCCAGGCGTTTTGAAGGACAACAACATTttggttcaaatacattttcaatgttttttttaaattaacaaCCATTATTAGTGTGGAAACACACTAATGTGGTAGTTTTACTccaattgtttattttttgaacAACATGACTACAGTTGTAACGCTGAGTTACAATGTGAGTCTACTCTGAAATGCTGCCCCAATGATGCCCAGTGTTCAGCTTATCTCACGCATGCACTGCAATGCCAGTCTAAGATTGGGAAGTCAGTGTTTACTATTCATCACAATAACCCTTATAAATGAACATATTATCTctcatatacatatatgtttATACTGCACTGACATGCTTTTAAAAATGATTGTGTTCAATGGCAAAGTTCTTACCTGGCCCCTGGGGATCTTGAAGGCCCTGTTGGGTGCACTCTTGCGGTAAAAACGTACGTGATCGATGGGATTCTTCTTCCCCATGCCATAGTTCATCTTGGTAACCTAGGAGACACCAGGGGGAGACATTTTACCATTTACTGACGCATGCATTGCGCTGTGGAGGGATGAATATAGTATAGGTTGAtcatgaaaacaaataaattaaaaaggtATTTTTTCAATTTAATGTAGAGACATATTTGTCACACACATAGTTTAGGGTATATATAATGTGCAGTGAAATTATGGATGGAAAACCACTGGTCATTGTTAAAAACAACAATTAGCActgttattttatatatattttcaaactGCTTAATACAACAGCAGCTAACTGGATTTCTGATATCTTTCATCTGCACGCCTGGGCCACGTCCCACAATTTAGAACAGTCCCGGATAATTTCTTACCAATCGGTGCATTTACTCCCTGGTTGGTTAAGGGAAGCTATCTTGCCTGTCAAGTTAACGCAACACTTCTCAATCACAGATGAATGTAGGAAGGGAGGACATTGTTGAAATGTAAATCATATCTGCATCTAGGATTTGCATATCTGATTCCCACCACAGAGCTATCAGACCAACCACAAACCTCTCAAAGGGAATCTTTAAAATCAGCATAGATTTGATGCCACTAAGAGACAGTAGGACGTACATTGACAATGAGGTCGTTTGGGGTCAGGTTAATGTCCTCGTCACCTGCCAACTGCATACCAATTGCCTCCTGGAAAGATCAGGGAAAGAGCGTCAAAACTGTCATGGATTTGTTCCTCTGTcacttctaacacacacacacacacacacacacacacacacacacacacacacacacacacacacacacacacacacacacacacacacacacacacacacacacacacacacacacacgtatacctCTGTATCGTTGATTTCATTCTCTGTATAGAACTGGCCCACACACTTGTAGAGGCGACGGTGCCGGATGTTTGTTAGGATCTCCCTGGCCCCAGCCAGCTCCATTGAGGTAGAAAAGAGGATCTGTTCGAAGACATTGTCTACAGGGGCGTAGACACACATCAGAAGTGACTTATAGTTCATCTTCTAATAAGGAGCAGATAGTGGTGAGGCATCTTGCTTAAGGAAGCCTTAGGGTAGGTTTACCCTTGGGGTAAGAAAGaattagtctttgacatttaaaaatgcaATAGCCAAGCCAACCACAGCACAGTGTGATATCAACACTCACCAGTCAGCTTGGTGTATGCCTCCATGTCATCTATAGCTGTGGACATTTGCCTATTTGACCCCTCGATTTGGAGGTGTCGGTCCGCCAATAGTAAGGCCTCGGTGATCCTAGTTAGAAAAACACAACCAGACTCAGTTTGGAAAACAGTTACTTTCGTAATTATTATAGTACCTAGCACAGACACAGTACTTACATGGTCTCAACAATGTTTGTTACTTTGTGCTGGTAGGCTCTTCTGTGGAGACAGTTTCTTGTGTGAAAGAAGTCATACACATTGCCCACTTCCTGTTGAATGAATTCCCAGAGTTATGTTTAGTCAAATATAGGACCAATTAGAGAGCTGCTTCAATCAGATTAAAAACAGAAGTCTGAGATCATTTTACCTTGTCTCTGGTACAGATTTGACTCCcctctgcttctttttttttgtccttgTCTCTGGTACAGATTTGCTTCTCCTCTgcgtctttttctttttccacaTCACACACCCTGGCGAACTTGCCCTTGTCTCTGGTACGGATTTGCTTCTCCTCTGCGTCTTTTTCTTTGTCCACCTCACACACCCTGGCGAACTTGATGAAGCGGTCGTGGTCAAAGTTATTCTTGATGCCCAGGTGATGGCAGTCTCTGAGATGAGGAACGGAAAGGATGAATACATTGACATGATAGTGCAGGATTACTTTTACAGGTTCTTGCTTTGTTTCTCCATTGATTGGTTGATCCAGAGAGGAAGATATCCCTGGCAGCTGTGGCTGTGTATTGAGTATGGTTAGGTCACCAAGGAGATTTTCAAAGAATGTATCACAAAGTGGTGCAGTGAATTCTGATACcagtcattatggagcaggaaGGTGCAGAGGGGTTTACAAACAGGTAATGGGTAAAAAAAGGGGAGAATATTGCGAGGATAGAGAAACAGTGACGGCTATGGAGGTCTGGTTGGATGGCCTTCTGGGAGAAAAATGTGAAAGATATTCgatttacattttaatttctAGTTTCTTCACAGCCTTCATTGGTTAAACCAAAGCTATTaggatcttttttttattgcatcaCTGACTC
Encoded here:
- the LOC115549925 gene encoding deoxynucleoside triphosphate triphosphohydrolase SAMHD1-like, whose product is MITEALLLADRHLQIEGSNRQMSTAIDDMEAYTKLTDNVFEQILFSTSMELAGAREILTNIRHRRLYKCVGQFYTENEINDTEEAIGMQLAGDEDINLTPNDLIVNVTKMNYGMGKKNPIDHVRFYRKSAPNRAFKIPRGQVSTLIPGHFQDWLIQVYCKRTDEESLGTARERFERWCNAQNEQEEQEANEGPN